The genome window GTTTTTAGATAAATTTTTAGGCAAGTATTCACGCGATCTGGGCATCGATCTGGGCACAGCCAATACTGTGGTTTTTGCGCGGGGCGAAGGCATCGTTTTGCGCGAACCGTCGGTCGTGGCGCTGGACAAATCGTCCAACAAAGTGCTGGCGCTCGGCAACGAGGCCAAAAGAATGTTGGGCCGCACGCCGGGTAATATCGTGGCCATCCGGCCCATGCGCGACGGCGTTATCGCGGATTTTGAAGTGACCGAAGTGATGCTACGGCATTTTATCAAAAAGATCCTGAACAGCAAAGCGTTCATGCAGTTCCGGCCGCGCATCGTGGTCGGCGTGCCGTCGGGCATCACCGGCGTGGAAAGGCGCGCGGTGCTGGACGCGGCGATGAACGCGGGCGCGAGAGAGGCGTATCTTATTGAAGAGCCGATGGCCGCGGCGATCGGCGCCAATCTGCCGATTTCCGAGCCTTTTGGCAGCATGATCGTGGACATCGGCGGCGGCACCACCGAAGTGGCGGTGATCGCGCTGGGCGGCATCGTGATCGCCAAGTCTATCCGCGTGGCTGGCGACGAGCTGGACGAAGCCATCGTCAATCAATGCCGCAAAAATTACAATCTGCTGATCGGCGAGCGTTCGGCTGAGGAAATTAAAATTGCTATGGGTTCGGTTTATCCGACCACCGAAAATGAAGCCACCATGGAAGTGCGCGGCCGTGATCTGGTGACCGGTCTGCCGCGGACTTTTACGATCAGCACCGCGGAAGTGCGCGACGCGCTGATCGAGCCGGTCAATACAGTGGTCGATGCGATACGCATGACGCTGGAAAAAACCCCGCCGGAACTCGCGGCGGATATTATGGATCGCGGCGTGGTGCTGGCCGGCGGCGGCGGCCTGCTGCGCGGCCTGGATAGATACATCGCGCAGGAAACGGAATTGTCCGTGTACGTCGTCGACGATCCGCTGTCTTCGGTGGCTTACGGCACCGGCAAAGTTTTGGAAGAGATCGACCTGCTCAAAAAAGTGCTGGTTTCCAACGACTAAGCGCGGGCAGTTATGCTGACGGCCGGTATAGATGAAGCCGGACGCGGGCCTTTGGCGGGACCGGTGGTAGCCGCCGCTGTGGTAATCCTGGCGGGCAAAGGTGTGCCGCATCTCATCAAAGACTCCAAAAAACTTTCAGCCAGACAGCGCGAGGAAATGTACGCCTATATTAGCGCTCATTATTTTTACGGCGTCGGTCAGGCGGACAATCAAGAAATAGACCGCTTGAATATTTTGCAGGCGACTTTTTTGGCGAT of Candidatus Margulisiibacteriota bacterium contains these proteins:
- a CDS encoding rod shape-determining protein encodes the protein MSFLDKFLGKYSRDLGIDLGTANTVVFARGEGIVLREPSVVALDKSSNKVLALGNEAKRMLGRTPGNIVAIRPMRDGVIADFEVTEVMLRHFIKKILNSKAFMQFRPRIVVGVPSGITGVERRAVLDAAMNAGAREAYLIEEPMAAAIGANLPISEPFGSMIVDIGGGTTEVAVIALGGIVIAKSIRVAGDELDEAIVNQCRKNYNLLIGERSAEEIKIAMGSVYPTTENEATMEVRGRDLVTGLPRTFTISTAEVRDALIEPVNTVVDAIRMTLEKTPPELAADIMDRGVVLAGGGGLLRGLDRYIAQETELSVYVVDDPLSSVAYGTGKVLEEIDLLKKVLVSND